In the genome of Montipora foliosa isolate CH-2021 chromosome 3, ASM3666993v2, whole genome shotgun sequence, one region contains:
- the LOC137995049 gene encoding beta-1,3-galactosyltransferase 5-like — translation MPCIRKRFLHSILLILIAFSIIMSVFLNEYMYGKSIITARINLNPELEHRINLMDKKNDSSVSVLTSTKTSPSTTEAQGKAFVHKTYLLSQTRCIHKVFLLIIVISSPYNFKRRSAIRRTWAGGPSVDDEWKTVFLVGQGNGERWQNEQLEAEERMHGDLIRGTQKEHYRNLTLKTQMGLEWASKYCDFQFLVKADDDVFVHPYNLIDFLKKPKTPKTKLYMGRCPQRGVPKRGPGKYGVSWTEYNKKRYPPFCSGPAYVLSSDLIAKLVDLFSVKAPLPLEDVYIGTLVDKIGGVKAVTHPEFRTLQRGPCRYYPGIFAYHTIRNERCMFELFNFAKNAERGQTSQPPSVKIPEKNSAEHRKI, via the coding sequence ATGCCTTGTATACGGAAACGATTTCTGCACTCAATTCTTTTGATTTTAATCGCTTTTTCGATCATAATGAGTGTTTTTTTGAACGAGTACATGTACGGAAAGAGTATTATTACAGCTAGGATTAATCTCAACCCGGAACTCGAGCATCGTATTAATTTGATGGACAAGAAGAACGACTCTTCTGTGTCAGTGCTGACTAGTACAAAAACGTCGCCTTCAACTACAGAGGCCCAGGGAAAAGCCTTTGTCCACAAAACGTACTTGCTATCACAAACGCGGTGCATCCATAAGGTGTTTCTTTTGATAATAGTTATCTCAAGCCCTTACAACTTTAAACGAAGATCTGCCATTCGAAGAACGTGGGCCGGTGGGCCATCTGTGGACGATGAATGGAAAACTGTGTTTCTTGTAGGTCAAGGGAATGGGGAGCGTTGGCAGAATGAACAGCTAGAAGCTGAGGAAAGAATGCACGGAGATTTAATAAGGGGGACGCAAAAGGAACACTATAGGAATCTGACCTTGAAGACACAAATGGGTCTGGAATGGGCGTCAAAATATTGCGATTTCCAGTTCTTAGTCAAAGCCGATGATGACGTTTTTGTTCATCCATATAACCTGATAGACTTCTTGAAGAAGCCTAAAACGCCcaaaacaaaactttacatGGGCCGTTGCCCTCAGCGGGGAGTTCCTAAACGTGGTCCAGGGAAGTATGGAGTGTCATGGACAGAATACAACAAAAAAAGATACCCACCATTTTGCTCTGGGCCAGCTTATGTCTTATCTTCGGACCTCATCGCCAAGTTAGTGGATCTGTTTAGCGTAAAGGCCCCTTTGCCTCTTGAAGATGTCTACATTGGAACCTTGGTTGACAAAATTGGCGGAGTAAAAGCTGTTACGCACCCAGAGTTTCGTACGCTACAACGTGGACCCTGCAGATATTATCCAGGTATTTTTGCTTATCATACGATTAGGAACGAAAGGTGTATGTTTGAGTTGTTTAATTTTGCCAAGAATGCGGAAAGGGGCCAGACTTCACAACCTCCGAGCGTAAAAATCCCTGAAAAAAATAGTGCTGAACATCGAAAGATATAA
- the LOC137995050 gene encoding beta-1,3-galactosyltransferase 5-like, whose translation MPCIRKRFLHSILLILIAFSIIMSVFLNEYMYGKSIITARINLNPELEHRINLMDKKNDSSVSVLTSTKTSPSTTEAQGKAFVHKTYLLSQTRCIHKVFLLIIVISSPYNFKRRSAIRRTWAGGPSVDDKWKTVFLVGQGNGERWQNEQLEAEERMHGDLIRGTQKEHYRNLTLKTQMGLEWASKYCDFQFLVKADDDVFVHPYNLIDFLKKPKTPKTKLYMGRCPQRGVPKRGPGKYGVSWTEYNKKRYPPFCSGPAYVLSSDLIAKLVDLFSVKAPLPLEDVYIGTLVDKIGGVKAVTHPEFRTLQRGPCRYYPGIFAYHTIRNERCMFELFNFAKNAERGQTSQPPSVKIPEKNSAEHRKI comes from the coding sequence ATGCCTTGTATACGGAAACGATTTCTGCACTCAATTCTTTTGATTTTAATCGCTTTTTCGATCATAATGAGTGTTTTTTTGAACGAGTACATGTACGGAAAGAGTATTATTACAGCTAGGATTAATCTCAACCCGGAACTCGAGCATCGTATTAATTTGATGGACAAGAAGAACGACTCTTCTGTGTCAGTGCTGACTAGTACAAAAACGTCGCCTTCAACTACAGAGGCCCAGGGAAAAGCCTTTGTCCACAAAACGTACTTGCTATCACAAACGCGGTGCATCCATAAGGTGTTTCTTTTGATAATAGTTATCTCAAGCCCTTACAACTTTAAACGAAGATCTGCCATTCGAAGAACGTGGGCCGGTGGGCCATCTGTGGACGATAAATGGAAAACTGTGTTTCTTGTAGGTCAAGGGAATGGGGAGCGTTGGCAGAATGAACAGCTAGAAGCTGAGGAAAGAATGCACGGAGATTTAATAAGGGGGACGCAAAAGGAACACTATAGGAATCTGACCTTGAAGACACAAATGGGTCTGGAATGGGCGTCAAAATATTGCGATTTCCAGTTCTTAGTCAAAGCCGATGATGACGTTTTTGTTCATCCATATAACCTGATAGACTTCTTGAAGAAGCCTAAAACACCCAAAACGAAACTTTACATGGGCCGTTGCCCTCAGCGGGGAGTTCCTAAACGTGGTCCAGGGAAGTATGGAGTGTCATGGACAGAATACAACAAAAAAAGATACCCACCATTTTGCTCTGGGCCAGCTTATGTCTTATCTTCGGACCTCATCGCCAAGTTAGTGGATCTGTTTAGCGTAAAGGCCCCTTTGCCTCTTGAAGATGTCTACATTGGAACCTTGGTTGACAAAATTGGCGGAGTAAAAGCTGTTACGCACCCAGAGTTTCGTACGCTACAACGTGGACCCTGCAGATATTATCCAGGTATTTTTGCTTATCATACGATTAGGAACGAAAGGTGTATGTTTGAGTTGTTTAATTTTGCCAAGAATGCGGAAAGGGGCCAGACTTCACAACCTCCGAGCGTAAAAATCCCTGAAAAAAATAGTGCTGAACATCGAAAGATATAA
- the LOC137997830 gene encoding beta-1,3-galactosyltransferase 4-like isoform X2 yields the protein MSVDYNGYVIFHERQGNTTGANSLAPKTTLYSSRAASINHLPGSTDQISWHRRPKPTECRFSFKYLCAWIQTSLESLLGQGNGERWQNEQLEAEERMHGDLIRGAQKEHYRNLTLKTQMGLEWASKYCDFQFLVKADDDVFVHSYNLIDFLKKPQTPKTKLYMGRCPQRGVPKRGPGKYAVSWTEYNNTSYPPYCSGPAYVLSSDLVPKLLDLFNVKAPLPLEDVYIGTLVDKIGGVKAVTHPEFRTLQRGPCRYYPGIFAYHIIRNESCMFELFNFAKNAERGQTSQPPSVKIPEKNSAEHRKI from the exons ATGTCTGTAGACTACAATGGCTACGTAATATTCCATGAAAGACAGGGAAACACCACTGGTGCCAATTCGCTCGCACCAAAGACTACACTATACAGCAG ccgAGCTGCGTCCATTAACCACCTGCCCGGCAGCACTGACCAAATCTCGTGGCACCGTCGTCCAAAACCTACAGAATGTCGATTCAGTTTCAAATATCTGTGTGCATGGATACAAACAAGTCTTGAAAGCCTCTTAG GTCAAGGGAATGGGGAGCGTTGGCAGAATGAACAGCTAGAAGCTGAGGAAAGAATGCACGGAGATTTAATAAGGGGGGCGCAAAAGGAACACTATAGGAATCTGACCTTAAAGACACAAATGGGTCTGGAATGGGCGTCAAAATATTGCGATTTCCAGTTCTTAGTCAAAGCAGATGATGACGTTTTTGTTCATTCATATAACCTGATAGACTTCTTAAAGAAGCCTCAAACGCCCAAAACGAAACTTTACATGGGCCGTTGCCCTCAGCGGGGAGTTCCTAAACGTGGTCCAGGGAAGTATGCAGTGTCATGGACAGAATACAACAATACAAGCTACCCACCATATTGCTCTGGACCAGCTTATGTCTTATCATCGGACCTCGTCCCAAAGTTACTGGATCTGTTTAACGTAAAGGCCCCTTTGCCTCTTGAAGATGTCTACATTGGAACCTTGGTTGACAAAATTGGCGGAGTGAAAGCTGTTACGCACCCAGAGTTTCGCACGCTACAACGTGGACCCTGCAGATATTATCCAGGTATTTTTGCGTATCACATTATTAGGAACGAAAGCTGTATGTTTGAGTTGTTTAATTTTGCCAAGAATGCGGAAAGGGGCCAGACTTCACAACCTCCGAGCGTAAAAATCCCTGAAAAAAATAGTGCTGAACATCGAAAGATATAA
- the LOC137997830 gene encoding beta-1,3-galactosyltransferase 5-like isoform X1, whose amino-acid sequence MPCIQRRSLHSILLILIAFSIIMSVCLNDYMYGKSIITARINLNPELEHRINLMDKKNDSSVSVLTSTKTSPSTTEAQGKAFVHKTYLLSQTRCIHKVFLLVIVISSPYNFERRSAIRRTWAGGSSVDDKWKTVFLVGQGNGERWQNEQLEAEERMHGDLIRGAQKEHYRNLTLKTQMGLEWASKYCDFQFLVKADDDVFVHSYNLIDFLKKPQTPKTKLYMGRCPQRGVPKRGPGKYAVSWTEYNNTSYPPYCSGPAYVLSSDLVPKLLDLFNVKAPLPLEDVYIGTLVDKIGGVKAVTHPEFRTLQRGPCRYYPGIFAYHIIRNESCMFELFNFAKNAERGQTSQPPSVKIPEKNSAEHRKI is encoded by the coding sequence ATGCCTTGTATACAGAGACGATCTTTGCACTCTATTCTTTTGATTTTAATCGCTTTTTCGATCATAATGAGTGTTTGTCTGAATGATTACATGTACGGAAAGAGTATTATTACAGCTAGGATTAATCTCAACCCGGAACTCGAGCATCGTATTAATTTGATGGACAAGAAGAACGACTCTTCTGTGTCAGTGCTGACTAGTACAAAAACTTCGCCTTCAACTACAGAGGCCCAGGGAAAAGCCTTTGTCCACAAAACGTACTTGCTATCACAAACGCGGTGCATCCATAAAGTGTTTCTTTTGGTAATAGTTATTTCAAGCCCTTATAACTTTGAACGAAGATCTGCCATTCGAAGAACGTGGGCGGGTGGGTCATCTGTGGACGATAAATGGAAAACTGTGTTTCTTGTAGGTCAAGGGAATGGGGAGCGTTGGCAGAATGAACAGCTAGAAGCTGAGGAAAGAATGCACGGAGATTTAATAAGGGGGGCGCAAAAGGAACACTATAGGAATCTGACCTTAAAGACACAAATGGGTCTGGAATGGGCGTCAAAATATTGCGATTTCCAGTTCTTAGTCAAAGCAGATGATGACGTTTTTGTTCATTCATATAACCTGATAGACTTCTTAAAGAAGCCTCAAACGCCCAAAACGAAACTTTACATGGGCCGTTGCCCTCAGCGGGGAGTTCCTAAACGTGGTCCAGGGAAGTATGCAGTGTCATGGACAGAATACAACAATACAAGCTACCCACCATATTGCTCTGGACCAGCTTATGTCTTATCATCGGACCTCGTCCCAAAGTTACTGGATCTGTTTAACGTAAAGGCCCCTTTGCCTCTTGAAGATGTCTACATTGGAACCTTGGTTGACAAAATTGGCGGAGTGAAAGCTGTTACGCACCCAGAGTTTCGCACGCTACAACGTGGACCCTGCAGATATTATCCAGGTATTTTTGCGTATCACATTATTAGGAACGAAAGCTGTATGTTTGAGTTGTTTAATTTTGCCAAGAATGCGGAAAGGGGCCAGACTTCACAACCTCCGAGCGTAAAAATCCCTGAAAAAAATAGTGCTGAACATCGAAAGATATAA